The following coding sequences are from one Elusimicrobium minutum Pei191 window:
- a CDS encoding MATE family efflux transporter, whose product MSVDTISSATEIVKEKNPFKGKTLQGILFKFSAPAVVGIIVNALYNVADRAFIGHAMGPDGIAAITISFPLILFIMACSIMIGVGGSVLFSISLGKKGYKLAERVLGNTFVLLFIVVSLVVGIWELSMDHMLKLLGASKAVAPLAKAYMRIILIGAPIQAVGMGMNNFLRAQGRPLLAMFTMLIGAVINCILGPLFIFYYQWGMEGAAWGVVLSQLVSAVWVCWHFVGKKARFKLKFKNFVLKAKIVSKTLTIGSSQFVLNTAVSVLNVILNLTLVGFGGDLAVSAMGIVSSVNTLIIMPVIGIGQGLQSIIGYYYGAKYYKRMLQFLKMGINWASGITLTGFIIVMLFAPYIVALFHRGTPELTHLASYALRVFNICIPLVGFQIVASTFFQATERAGKAIILTLSRQILLLIPLILILPRIFGLNGIFISGPVSDFATAVLSFVFLRREIKRYL is encoded by the coding sequence ATGTCGGTTGACACCATATCAAGCGCTACAGAGATTGTAAAAGAAAAAAATCCATTCAAAGGTAAAACTCTCCAAGGCATTTTGTTTAAATTTTCAGCCCCGGCGGTAGTAGGCATTATAGTAAACGCTTTATATAATGTGGCCGACAGGGCTTTTATAGGGCACGCCATGGGGCCCGACGGCATTGCCGCTATTACAATAAGTTTTCCTTTAATTTTGTTTATTATGGCCTGCTCAATTATGATCGGCGTTGGCGGCAGCGTTTTGTTTTCGATAAGCCTGGGTAAAAAGGGATATAAATTGGCCGAGCGGGTGCTTGGCAATACTTTTGTTTTGTTGTTTATTGTAGTTAGCTTGGTCGTGGGTATTTGGGAACTTTCCATGGACCATATGCTTAAGCTTTTAGGCGCCAGCAAAGCCGTGGCCCCGCTTGCTAAGGCCTACATGCGTATTATCTTAATAGGCGCGCCTATACAGGCCGTCGGCATGGGTATGAACAACTTTTTACGCGCGCAGGGCAGACCTTTACTTGCTATGTTTACCATGCTTATAGGTGCTGTTATAAACTGTATTTTAGGGCCTTTATTTATTTTTTATTACCAATGGGGTATGGAAGGCGCGGCTTGGGGGGTTGTTTTATCCCAGCTTGTTTCTGCCGTTTGGGTATGCTGGCATTTTGTAGGCAAAAAAGCGCGGTTTAAATTAAAATTTAAAAATTTTGTTTTAAAAGCAAAAATAGTTTCCAAAACGCTTACTATAGGCTCCTCCCAATTTGTGCTTAATACTGCGGTTTCCGTGCTTAATGTTATTTTAAACCTTACGCTGGTTGGTTTCGGCGGGGATTTGGCGGTTTCCGCCATGGGCATAGTTTCAAGCGTTAACACTTTAATTATTATGCCCGTTATAGGAATAGGGCAGGGGTTACAGTCTATAATAGGATATTACTACGGCGCTAAATACTATAAAAGAATGCTTCAATTTTTAAAAATGGGTATAAACTGGGCAAGCGGCATAACATTAACCGGTTTTATTATTGTAATGCTTTTTGCTCCTTATATAGTGGCGCTTTTTCACAGAGGTACCCCCGAACTTACGCATTTGGCGTCATACGCTTTAAGGGTTTTTAATATTTGCATTCCCTTAGTAGGGTTCCAAATTGTGGCGAGCACGTTTTTTCAGGCTACGGAGCGCGCGGGCAAAGCTATTATTCTTACCCTTTCAAGGCAGATTTTGCTGCTTATTCCTTTAATATTAATACTTCCAAGAATATTCGGACTTAACGGTATTTTTATATCTGGCCCCGTTTCGGACTTTGCCACTGCGGTTCTTTCTTTTGTCTTCCTAAGACGTGAAATAAAACGATATTTATAA
- a CDS encoding homocitrate synthase/isopropylmalate synthase family protein, translating to MSDKLIYIVDVTNRDGVQTSRLGLAKLQKTLVNIYLDEMGITQSEFGFPTTQHEINYLNANLDLAERGGIKKTVLSGWMRALESDVVLAFKNVPKLKTVNLSISTSDQMIQGKFGGRKTRKDIINQMTAAVKKAYECGAELVGVNSEDASRTDQEYLVEFALAAKAAGAKRLRYCDTLGYDSPDVAYSRLNDLAKRTCLDLEMHFHNDLGMAVANSVRGAQGAIDGGVNAYINTAVNGMGERSGNADLACCVLAVLKSSGFSGKYKIDPDIDMSKIWPLAKYTSYSFGVPIPINYPAVGGNAFAHESGIHADGALKDRRNYELYDYEELGRGEPEVIETGRMITTGEYGGIKGFRDVYEKLSIEFKDEKEARNILELVRYANVHTQLPLMDSELRFIYNYPDLAALIMTTTPQYEK from the coding sequence ATGTCAGATAAACTTATCTATATAGTAGACGTTACCAACCGGGACGGGGTGCAAACTTCAAGGCTCGGTCTTGCTAAGCTGCAAAAAACGCTTGTAAATATTTACTTAGACGAAATGGGGATTACCCAGTCTGAATTTGGTTTTCCTACCACTCAGCATGAAATTAATTACCTTAACGCTAATTTAGACTTGGCTGAACGAGGCGGCATAAAAAAAACCGTTTTAAGCGGCTGGATGCGCGCGCTTGAGAGCGATGTTGTTTTGGCTTTTAAAAACGTTCCTAAATTAAAAACGGTGAACTTATCTATTTCCACTTCAGACCAAATGATACAAGGAAAATTCGGCGGGCGCAAAACAAGAAAGGATATTATAAACCAAATGACCGCCGCCGTAAAAAAAGCTTATGAATGCGGCGCGGAGCTTGTGGGGGTAAACTCGGAAGATGCTTCCAGAACGGACCAGGAATACTTGGTTGAGTTTGCTTTAGCCGCTAAAGCCGCTGGCGCAAAGAGATTAAGATACTGCGACACTTTGGGCTATGATTCGCCAGATGTGGCATATTCCAGATTAAATGATTTGGCGAAAAGAACGTGTTTGGACCTGGAAATGCATTTTCATAATGACCTGGGCATGGCTGTAGCCAACTCCGTACGCGGGGCGCAGGGCGCTATTGATGGCGGCGTTAACGCTTATATAAACACGGCGGTTAACGGCATGGGCGAAAGGTCCGGCAACGCCGATTTGGCATGTTGCGTTTTGGCTGTTTTAAAATCAAGCGGGTTTTCCGGTAAATATAAAATTGACCCTGATATCGATATGTCAAAAATATGGCCGCTTGCCAAATACACATCTTACTCATTTGGCGTACCTATACCTATTAACTACCCCGCGGTGGGTGGCAACGCTTTCGCGCATGAGTCTGGTATTCACGCGGACGGCGCTTTAAAAGACCGGCGTAATTATGAACTTTATGATTATGAGGAGTTAGGCCGCGGCGAACCTGAAGTTATTGAAACAGGCCGCATGATTACCACGGGGGAATACGGCGGTATTAAAGGTTTTAGGGACGTGTATGAAAAACTGTCCATAGAATTTAAAGACGAAAAAGAAGCCAGAAATATTTTGGAACTTGTGCGCTACGCCAACGTTCACACGCAGCTTCCTTTAATGGACAGCGAACTTAGGTTTATTTACAATTACCCGGACTTGGCGGCGCTTATTATGACAACTACGCCGCAGTATGAAAAATAA
- a CDS encoding 3-isopropylmalate dehydratase large subunit yields the protein MPQTIAEKIISNHSGRRVKAGEFVIADVDLTAVQDGTGPLTVEELKKAGFTKLANPARTILFIDHAAPSPRKELSNSQVVLRNFAKETGAILSEIGEGVCHQLLAEKYVNPGEILIGADSHTCTGGALGAFATGMGSTDVAVGMALGKTWLKAPQTFKIEVEGAFKKGVGAKDLILHLIGVIGADGATYKALEFHGSTIRNMEMADRFTLANMAVEAGAKAGLFFTDEKTRAYLAERGRGDNFKLISADEGADYEKVIKIDASSLEPTVSCPHTVDNTKTVGELKDIKVNQVFIGTCTNGRIEDLRIAAEILKDKKVNPGTRTFITPASRDVMLAALKEGLIEIFVKAGASVQTPGCGPCVGVHGGILGDGEVCLATQNRNFQGRMGNTKGFIYLSSPAVAAYSALKGYISDPREILK from the coding sequence ATGCCTCAGACAATTGCAGAAAAAATTATTTCAAACCATTCCGGACGTCGCGTAAAAGCGGGGGAATTTGTTATAGCAGACGTTGATTTAACGGCCGTGCAGGACGGTACCGGCCCTTTAACGGTTGAAGAGCTTAAAAAAGCCGGTTTTACCAAACTGGCAAATCCCGCAAGAACAATATTATTTATTGACCATGCGGCCCCAAGCCCCAGAAAAGAGCTTTCAAACTCACAAGTTGTTTTAAGAAATTTCGCTAAAGAAACGGGCGCGATACTTTCCGAAATTGGCGAAGGAGTTTGCCATCAGCTTTTGGCGGAAAAATACGTAAACCCCGGCGAAATTCTAATCGGCGCTGATTCCCACACCTGTACTGGCGGGGCGCTTGGCGCGTTTGCCACGGGTATGGGTTCAACGGACGTGGCCGTCGGCATGGCTTTAGGTAAAACATGGCTTAAAGCGCCGCAGACTTTTAAAATAGAGGTTGAAGGCGCGTTTAAAAAAGGTGTAGGCGCTAAGGACCTTATTTTGCATTTAATAGGCGTTATCGGCGCGGACGGCGCTACATATAAAGCGCTTGAGTTTCACGGTTCAACAATCAGAAATATGGAAATGGCAGACCGCTTTACCTTAGCCAATATGGCTGTGGAAGCGGGCGCGAAAGCGGGCCTTTTCTTTACTGATGAAAAAACAAGGGCTTACCTTGCCGAACGCGGCAGGGGGGATAATTTTAAACTTATTTCCGCCGATGAAGGCGCTGATTACGAAAAGGTTATTAAAATAGACGCTTCCTCTTTAGAACCTACCGTTTCCTGCCCGCACACGGTTGACAATACAAAAACAGTAGGCGAACTTAAAGACATTAAAGTTAACCAGGTTTTTATAGGCACCTGCACAAACGGACGTATAGAGGATTTAAGAATAGCAGCCGAGATTTTGAAAGATAAAAAAGTTAACCCCGGTACAAGAACTTTTATAACGCCCGCCTCGCGCGACGTTATGTTAGCCGCCTTAAAAGAAGGGCTTATAGAAATTTTTGTTAAGGCGGGCGCCAGCGTGCAAACGCCTGGCTGCGGGCCTTGCGTTGGCGTGCACGGCGGCATTTTGGGCGATGGGGAAGTTTGTTTAGCCACCCAAAACCGCAATTTCCAGGGTCGCATGGGCAATACAAAAGGTTTTATTTATCTTTCCTCGCCCGCAGTAGCCGCTTACAGCGCTTTAAAAGGTTATATTTCCGACCCCAGGGAAATATTAAAATAA
- a CDS encoding 3-isopropylmalate dehydratase small subunit, whose amino-acid sequence MKGKAWKFGDDISTDHIAPGRLFHLRSNLPEMAKHVLEDADSAFASSMSKGDFVVAGKNFGLGSSREHAPTIIKLSGVSAVLAKSFARIFFRNAINIGLLLVECDTDQIKAGDEIELDVKQGVVKNLTSGKDIKITPMPDVMIKILQDGGLMAHIQKHGKFDLV is encoded by the coding sequence ATGAAAGGAAAAGCTTGGAAATTTGGAGATGATATCAGCACCGACCATATTGCGCCGGGACGTCTGTTTCACCTGCGAAGTAATTTGCCCGAAATGGCAAAACATGTTTTAGAAGATGCGGATTCCGCTTTCGCTTCCTCCATGTCAAAAGGGGATTTTGTTGTGGCGGGCAAAAACTTTGGTTTAGGCTCTTCACGTGAGCACGCGCCTACAATTATTAAACTTTCCGGTGTGAGCGCCGTACTTGCCAAAAGTTTTGCCAGAATATTTTTTAGAAATGCTATTAATATCGGTCTTTTGTTAGTTGAATGTGATACTGACCAAATTAAAGCGGGCGACGAAATTGAACTTGACGTTAAACAAGGAGTAGTAAAAAATTTAACTTCAGGCAAGGACATAAAAATAACTCCTATGCCTGACGTTATGATAAAAATTTTACAAGACGGCGGCCTTATGGCGCACATCCAAAAACACGGCAAATTTGACTTGGTGTAA
- a CDS encoding isocitrate/isopropylmalate dehydrogenase family protein, with translation MKKQIVLLPGDGIGPEITESALQIIKSAGIDLDYVVMQAGAESAAKTGETLPSEVVENIKKYKVALKGPITTPIGTGFRSVNVALRKELNLYGAVRPSKNLEGIRTKFDNVDLVIVRENTEDLYAGIERMVDDDTAESIKRITRSASMRIAEFAFDYAVKNNRKKVTVVTKANICKFSDGLFLECARQTAQKYPQIEFKEILIDNLCMQLVVRPHEFDVLLCPNLYGDIVSDLAAGLTGGLGIAPGANYGEDGAALFEPVHGSSPDIAGKGIANPTALIRSAVLMLNHLDYAKEAAKIDSAVNTVIKEGKFTTPDIGGNATTKEFTSAVINKLK, from the coding sequence ATGAAAAAACAAATTGTACTTTTACCGGGCGACGGCATCGGCCCTGAGATAACAGAATCCGCCTTGCAAATTATAAAATCGGCGGGCATTGATTTAGATTATGTTGTTATGCAGGCTGGAGCGGAAAGCGCAGCCAAAACTGGCGAAACGCTGCCCTCGGAAGTTGTTGAAAATATAAAAAAATATAAAGTGGCTTTAAAAGGCCCGATAACGACTCCTATAGGCACCGGGTTTAGAAGCGTAAACGTAGCTTTAAGAAAGGAACTTAATTTATACGGCGCGGTCAGGCCTTCAAAAAATCTTGAAGGCATAAGGACAAAGTTTGATAATGTTGATTTAGTTATAGTGCGTGAAAATACGGAAGACCTTTACGCCGGAATTGAGCGTATGGTTGATGATGACACGGCCGAATCTATTAAACGTATTACAAGAAGCGCCAGCATGAGAATAGCGGAATTCGCTTTTGATTATGCCGTAAAAAATAACAGAAAAAAAGTTACAGTTGTCACAAAAGCTAATATTTGCAAATTTTCGGACGGGCTTTTTTTAGAATGCGCCAGGCAGACAGCGCAAAAATACCCGCAGATAGAATTTAAAGAAATATTAATTGACAACCTTTGCATGCAGCTTGTTGTGCGCCCGCATGAGTTTGACGTGCTTTTATGCCCCAATCTATACGGCGACATAGTTTCTGATTTAGCCGCCGGTTTAACGGGGGGGCTTGGCATAGCGCCGGGCGCTAATTACGGGGAGGACGGCGCCGCTTTGTTTGAGCCTGTGCACGGCAGTTCACCCGATATCGCGGGTAAAGGAATAGCCAACCCGACAGCCTTAATAAGAAGCGCTGTTTTAATGCTTAACCATTTAGATTACGCAAAAGAGGCGGCAAAAATAGACTCTGCCGTTAACACCGTTATTAAAGAGGGTAAATTTACAACGCCCGATATCGGCGGCAACGCGACAACAAAGGAGTTTACTTCGGCCGTTATTAATAAATTAAAATAA
- a CDS encoding SulP family inorganic anion transporter, which produces MFRPKLFTLIKNRPEEFTPRRVLKDIGAGAVVAFIAMPLSIALAIASGVTPEIGLATAVIAGFLISFFGGSRVQIGGPTAAFVIIILGITAEYGHDGLIAATAMAGIILIIMGFLKLGSVIQYIPYPVTTGFTSGIAVVLFSTQVNDFLGLNLTNMPSEFFDKWLVYFQNLNHIDLPTVFIGMLALAIIMFWPKKLKAIPGTLAAIIITTLVVKFFHLDIETIYSRFGEIGHSFPKPHLPNLTWDMIQKLLRPAFVIAVLAGIESLLSAVVADGMIGKRHRSNTELIAQGIANTVSAAFGGLPATGAIARTTANIENGGRTPIAGIMHAVCILIMMLLFMPYISLVPMATLAAILFTVAYRMSEWRSFVFLFKAPLSDILVLLTTFLLTVMKDLVIAIEVGMILAAILFIKRMVNVYNIARLTDDDLVNEFEEDDDLDKKTIAQHVRVYEINGPFFFGAANMFLETLENIADCKVLILRMRSVPAMDATAFHALNKIYLRCKKDNITLILSEVPNQPYKTLRKYNFVFEIGKENVLRSFNAALKKAAKTAKEKQASEETK; this is translated from the coding sequence ATGTTCAGACCCAAACTTTTCACACTAATCAAAAATAGACCGGAAGAATTTACACCTCGGCGCGTATTAAAAGATATCGGCGCGGGCGCGGTTGTGGCTTTCATAGCGATGCCTCTTTCAATAGCTTTAGCGATAGCAAGCGGCGTCACTCCTGAAATAGGCTTAGCCACCGCGGTGATAGCGGGCTTTCTTATTTCATTTTTTGGAGGCAGCAGAGTACAGATAGGCGGGCCTACGGCCGCTTTCGTAATAATAATTTTAGGTATAACAGCCGAGTACGGGCACGACGGGCTTATAGCCGCAACGGCAATGGCGGGCATAATACTTATTATAATGGGGTTTTTAAAACTGGGAAGCGTAATCCAATATATTCCATATCCCGTTACCACAGGTTTTACAAGCGGCATAGCCGTAGTTTTATTTTCCACGCAGGTTAATGACTTTTTAGGCCTTAATTTAACAAACATGCCTTCGGAATTTTTTGATAAATGGCTTGTTTATTTCCAAAATTTAAATCATATTGATTTACCTACGGTATTTATAGGCATGCTCGCTTTAGCGATAATAATGTTTTGGCCTAAAAAACTAAAGGCAATTCCCGGCACTTTAGCAGCAATTATTATAACTACTTTAGTTGTAAAATTTTTCCATTTAGATATTGAAACAATTTATTCACGCTTTGGCGAAATAGGACACTCTTTCCCAAAACCGCATTTGCCCAATCTTACCTGGGATATGATTCAAAAACTTTTAAGGCCCGCTTTTGTAATAGCCGTTTTGGCCGGTATTGAAAGTTTACTTTCAGCCGTAGTTGCGGACGGTATGATAGGCAAACGCCACCGATCCAACACCGAGCTTATAGCCCAAGGTATAGCGAACACGGTCTCCGCCGCGTTCGGCGGGTTGCCAGCCACGGGCGCCATAGCCAGAACAACGGCAAATATTGAAAACGGCGGCAGAACGCCCATAGCGGGCATAATGCACGCTGTCTGCATTCTTATAATGATGCTTCTTTTTATGCCTTATATAAGCCTTGTGCCTATGGCTACGTTAGCGGCTATACTTTTTACTGTGGCTTACCGAATGAGCGAATGGCGCAGCTTTGTATTTTTATTTAAAGCGCCTTTAAGCGATATTTTGGTGTTACTCACAACATTCCTGCTTACAGTTATGAAAGACCTTGTTATCGCCATTGAAGTAGGTATGATTCTTGCCGCGATACTCTTTATAAAACGTATGGTTAACGTATATAACATCGCGCGCTTAACCGATGACGACCTTGTTAACGAGTTTGAGGAAGACGACGATTTGGACAAAAAAACAATTGCCCAGCACGTGCGTGTTTATGAAATTAACGGGCCTTTCTTTTTCGGTGCGGCAAATATGTTTTTAGAAACGCTTGAAAACATCGCGGACTGCAAAGTTTTAATTTTGCGTATGCGAAGCGTGCCCGCTATGGATGCAACGGCTTTCCACGCTTTAAATAAAATATATTTAAGATGTAAAAAAGATAATATAACGCTTATTCTTTCCGAAGTGCCTAACCAGCCTTACAAAACGCTCAGAAAATACAACTTTGTGTTTGAGATAGGCAAGGAAAATGTTTTGCGATCTTTTAACGCGGCTCTTAAAAAAGCGGCAAAAACAGCTAAGGAAAAACAAGCGTCTGAAGAAACTAAGTAA
- a CDS encoding tetratricopeptide repeat protein — protein sequence MDTLKKKKSIRKGLVFFLFLAAGFLAYDRLLVPCRNAQDCNYRCYEALKQGQNIKAKNLCSLAIKKDPDFTWPYNNRATAKNNLHEHISAIEDADKAVSLDFAYANAYNTKGIAKYTMGDNDGALADYEQAVKYNPGHEALLNIGVVKNEIKDFDGAIAAYEKAAEKHIAAAYEGIGASKRNKGDYLGALLAFTNGLEKNPNSRFALTNRARIYMIFGDFDAACEDYKKTSNGWCGYIKNIESYIKSKQKEIAENEKKGLPLATPYFELGLVYFNNLNDYKGAVGLYDKAISITPSYKFYNERGWTKTLIGDYKGALEDADAAISLAPEDVNIGYIYDTKAVALRGLGLYAEALNAHDKALSLDVKHSELFLNRAQTKGAAGDYEGAEEDLKISKGYIGITKNENIFDYFKNFFDDGKKFRDR from the coding sequence ATGGATACTTTAAAAAAGAAAAAGAGCATAAGAAAGGGGTTGGTGTTTTTTTTATTCTTGGCGGCGGGATTTTTGGCTTATGACAGGCTGCTTGTCCCATGCCGAAACGCCCAGGACTGTAATTACAGGTGTTATGAAGCTTTAAAACAGGGGCAAAATATAAAAGCTAAAAATCTGTGCTCGTTAGCGATAAAGAAAGATCCTGATTTTACATGGCCTTATAACAACAGAGCTACGGCAAAAAATAATCTTCATGAACATATATCCGCTATAGAGGATGCTGATAAAGCCGTTTCTTTAGATTTTGCTTACGCAAACGCATATAATACCAAGGGTATAGCTAAATATACAATGGGTGATAATGATGGCGCTTTGGCTGATTACGAACAGGCTGTTAAATATAATCCCGGCCATGAAGCCTTGCTCAATATAGGAGTTGTAAAAAACGAGATAAAAGATTTTGACGGCGCTATAGCCGCATATGAAAAAGCCGCTGAAAAGCATATCGCCGCCGCATATGAAGGTATAGGCGCGTCTAAAAGAAATAAAGGCGATTATTTGGGGGCTTTACTCGCTTTTACAAACGGGCTTGAGAAAAACCCCAATTCCAGATTTGCTTTAACAAACCGGGCTAGGATATATATGATTTTTGGCGATTTTGACGCGGCGTGTGAAGATTATAAAAAAACGTCAAACGGATGGTGCGGTTATATAAAAAACATTGAATCTTACATAAAATCCAAACAAAAAGAGATAGCTGAAAACGAAAAAAAGGGCCTTCCTTTAGCTACGCCTTATTTTGAGCTTGGTTTGGTTTATTTTAATAATTTAAACGACTATAAAGGCGCTGTCGGGTTGTATGACAAAGCTATATCCATAACCCCTTCTTATAAATTTTATAATGAGCGCGGCTGGACCAAAACCTTGATTGGAGATTATAAAGGCGCGCTTGAAGACGCTGACGCCGCCATTTCACTTGCTCCTGAAGATGTAAATATAGGTTATATTTATGATACTAAAGCTGTAGCGTTGCGCGGCCTTGGCTTATATGCCGAAGCTCTTAACGCACACGATAAAGCGCTGTCGCTTGATGTTAAGCATTCCGAACTGTTTTTAAACAGAGCGCAAACAAAAGGCGCCGCAGGAGATTATGAAGGCGCGGAAGAAGATTTAAAAATTTCAAAAGGTTATATAGGTATTACAAAGAACGAAAATATTTTTGATTACTTTAAAAACTTTTTTGACGACGGTAAAAAATTTAGGGACAGATGA
- a CDS encoding DMT family transporter → MHISPYIYALLSNLTFGIGAQIFTKFSRKISPVWMTVFKGSLACLFFFLSVMLMGGFHPIPLKYMATFILSGFIALGLGDILLLKAFADMGPGRTMMLFAFQPLIVGVFSYFLFGQAVNAAKFFSIIFFIICIFIFAFENFKKSGKWSFTSMLIAFCGMTVDAVGILITRYSFNGSNAAALEGNFYRALGAVLSFILVCGVFKINFFAKFKILTKKEIALSSLGVFMGCYLCLLFYLAAIKTGHLATLSSIAITGVIFAGLFECLFERKLPSKYLMTAFFFFCAGMYILLRY, encoded by the coding sequence ATGCACATATCCCCTTATATTTACGCTTTGCTTTCAAACCTTACATTCGGTATAGGCGCGCAGATTTTTACAAAATTTTCACGCAAAATATCGCCCGTTTGGATGACTGTTTTTAAAGGCTCCTTAGCTTGCCTTTTTTTCTTTTTGTCCGTTATGCTCATGGGCGGGTTTCACCCCATACCTCTTAAATATATGGCGACGTTTATTCTTTCGGGGTTTATAGCGTTGGGACTGGGGGATATCCTTCTTTTAAAAGCTTTCGCGGACATGGGGCCGGGTAGAACTATGATGTTGTTTGCTTTTCAGCCTTTGATAGTGGGCGTTTTTAGTTATTTTTTATTCGGACAGGCGGTAAACGCCGCAAAGTTTTTTAGCATAATATTTTTTATTATTTGTATTTTTATATTCGCTTTTGAAAATTTTAAAAAAAGCGGAAAGTGGAGTTTTACCTCAATGCTTATCGCTTTTTGCGGTATGACTGTGGATGCGGTGGGCATTTTAATAACAAGATATTCTTTTAACGGCAGCAACGCTGCCGCTCTGGAAGGAAATTTTTACCGCGCTTTAGGGGCGGTGTTAAGTTTTATTCTTGTTTGCGGCGTTTTTAAAATAAATTTTTTCGCTAAATTTAAAATCCTTACGAAAAAAGAGATTGCGCTTTCCTCCCTTGGCGTTTTTATGGGCTGCTATTTATGTTTGCTGTTTTATTTGGCGGCTATAAAAACGGGGCATTTAGCCACGCTTTCAAGCATAGCTATAACGGGGGTAATTTTCGCGGGACTTTTTGAGTGTCTATTTGAAAGGAAGCTTCCGTCTAAATATCTCATGACGGCGTTCTTTTTCTTTTGCGCCGGAATGTATATTTTATTAAGATATTAA